The following coding sequences lie in one Daphnia pulex isolate KAP4 chromosome 1, ASM2113471v1 genomic window:
- the LOC124196443 gene encoding general transcription factor 3C polypeptide 1-like isoform X5: protein MEFPENIPGNILDEIALEGLEGVTISTLWIRLTKRKSFSLALDEHSKRFIWKIICKNDSIEMFCLEVPRPPLIDYNRYDNVDPELEIICEPEALPEDIYPVAAVEDKANGIRGSCATYHTRQNITAAARGLTLEEAISKHGEQLVLVACQASRNVALAGVQTGVLETLAINSYIMLERIGRSREHGDVTQGRHGLSRLNIQPKSAFYFRKRLLADGLIVKQPISMRIGNRNVLGTLLHITRFYSLRLPKLLDLIKRLIQILKEAPPHYMLDYQTIRTKLNTSCQLKKILAASEMRQYAVVESVPYRSYYPDATIKDWKMRNCDNEKQVKIVRLIDPNIDPEALFQGDEAPPDDGSLYSEGEEEGSYSGILSNAVVQRHHHSIAQQAYAFVEASGSEGLTQGALAEQLGLSQLDARSTIRSLTRLLMVDCIVKEVKKTRFFLYVAKNHFGSNAIRAQFEQEQQKIKGLMQASNEVGSDASSSSSLPFFPSPNVQLEKDVTLRHEEVEEDDGLFRPNVPRGILAEGETISDLTHRSLRRVNIILEAIRQHLVIEEIGVLLRLITAEEAKEGVDARMDRRSLKRLLARLSNEGQLKNMRIVLRCGDRERALNFICQPGIDQNNSVIRSAIDQAKMKLFCMSKHKYNRNTAAKAEKTQSKSDKLEFNDNSVPLDPSLCASVKQVKEQLPKGQVQGSKSFPFKFVHGTNSGKVYGTEPKCIRAREIHKLLYYLVYGYDGELISDQAQAREMLRTQNPVLDGLDDEMFDDLPDIYKTELGWQTFIEPLPEHRGWPCGWSFLCDIFLRLPLSTFLKVVNITYQIDGLEAYLKHPIKQYVLLKHLPMDLRQGLIFARKYIFSVHEVITNLVYLGLAQFGPHSLKEKDQVFIYLNRKTTLMDTTTSNPGYHHITREMEYEKKTFVFDSMLDVEKYWYEVQTICFNTLLGSLSTVAGQSITLEMLRKKPAMIEAMRMREPHEAPLLDTGEVPGDHLGAAGFDSAFFAHLKRNWTYNKSTTMINRLEMQVKKTGNGSKTAKSPQTKTSNPSTAPGRLASLRDNAVRFTQCTTQDGTNLTIPVTVVENETNPRNLKRKRNDSKNSTPTVRWSKVGPKRISTKPASKVRVVKPRKKRGPRRPYYDEKDRQALLLMRRLRVTWSAMEDSFLLMCKVAGTYIHGSLRHSVPFIVVRDCLHETYPESRNKTSRACQRRVAYMMRNPTTEYQVVNAYQELEQDPEIEVVSGGGPITKEDRKNHGVEKTEELIIARFRKLLEYLKPRYSQGGNSSAIPGLKLPNTIEEFHQQYELTYSLANLRHRRPISEVNNVVDVNVNVVFNVIHSSMCTTEDKASWGFHLFNIYQQYPDNLVRSTLARMKNDMMIAQRKRAISLIRNKKFSEMPLSAVPYKLSITYIHLFLSRYQYPVFHCSYQRLRAILDEKQKIPPASQDWPGVEVSRIHEGGNAAMVVSLFAIGMARLRFVIPDQIIIFDPKLKDHPEEFDNLIKRYNNWVKDVDTAAQNVNKEDRSQIQRRRLGMTTAAATSAIAAIPKLMSTTDVAASVSHEEFVQPTLRETSISAFETITGASNDRTQNQLIMRTASRIGLHMLREDITQDTQSHNNQSTPHIQQEHFVINSCKVYVDLSLPKSSSEGWLFISPKKKQEIIDTIPTTVPFSHTLPDQAYEQLYERMECSESAKDDAATILQLITSKKEMGIIASELPHIVGDLDDPSFTLEQHMSLLTESQIVQKVGVVAQRFVSIYHIDPWVIKSFRLLRSGKEKLEPFNDDYIPSRKNDEKSQPEEIQMVETAPETKQNPDESQRQSQTEETDNQSEDIQIEETPPVTADGTVAESAKEAVSGRRKRKVSTYFPPSKKSHTVDNLGTKDRIDLLVMVKPWVKIDGGLNRRVLDRLLGGLLSHVLLKPGSNIGQLAERFHPALQPFQTRELVEILEKIGCVEFYGIKKTGKAGPFAARTTLEIVALDRFARDQDIYVDPKTEAILRLGEFIGDKKYEKDYIPKCSCHSNADS, encoded by the exons atggagtTTCCAGAAAACATTCCTGGAAACATTTTGGATGAAATTGCCCTAGAAGGGCTCGAAGGAGTCACTATTTCAA CCCTCTGGATTCGACTAACAAAGCGAAAGAGTTTCTCCCTCGCTTTAGATGAACACTCAAAACGATTCATTTGGAAAATCATATGcaaaaatgattcaattgaaatgttttgtttggaaGTTCCAAGACCACCATTGATAGACTACAATCGATATGACAATGTGGATCCTGAACTTGAAATCATTTGTGAACCT GAAGCTCTTCCTGAAGACATTTATCCAGTTGCTGCAGTTGAGGATAAAGCAAATGGAATAAGAGGATCATGTGCAACTTACCATACAAGGCAAAATATAACTGCAGCGGCAAGAGGACTTACTTTGGAGGAAGCAATTTCAAA ACATGGTGAACAACTTGTTTTAGTTGCTTGTCAAGCATCTAGAAATGTTGCCTTGGCTGGAGTCCAAACAGGTGTTTTAGAAACTCTTGCAATCAATTCTTACATCATGCTAGAAAGAATTGGCAGATCGCGAGAGCATGGTGATGTAACACAGGGGAGACATGGGCTCAGTCGATTAAACATTCAGCCAAAGTCTGCTTTCTACTTCAGAAAGAGATTACTAGCAGACGGTCTTATTGTAAAACAg CCTATTTCCATGAGAATCGGCAATCGAAATGTTTTAGGAACACTTCTTCATATAACACGATTCTACAGCTTGAGACTACCCAAGTTGCTTGATTTAATTAAACGACTTATTCAGATTCTTAAA GAAGCTCCTCCTCATTACATGCTTGATTACCAAACGATAAGGACGAAGCTGAACACTTCttgtcaacttaaaaaaatcctCGCTGCTAGCGAAATGCGGCAGTATGCAGTAGTTGAGTCG GTACCGTATCGAAGTTATTATCCAGATGCGACGATTAAAG ATTGGAAAATGCGTAATTGTGACAACGAGAAACAAGTGAAAATTGTCCGGTTAATCGACCCAAACATCGATCCCGAAGCGCTCTTTCAAGGTGACGAAGCTCCCCCGGATGATGGATCTCTTTACAGTGAaggtgaagaagaaggttcCTATTCTGGAATCTTATCAAACGCTGTCGTTCAGAGACATCATCATTCTATTGCCCAACAAGCCTATGCATTTGTTGAAGCGAGCGGATCCGAGGGCTTAACACAAGGAGCTTTAGCAGAACAACTTGGTCTTAGTCAGCTTGATGCTCGTTCTACTATACGCTCCCTTACTCGTCTTCTGATGGTTGACTGTATTGTGAAAGAAGTAAAGAAAACTCGATTCTTTTT GTATGTTGCTAAAAATCATTTTGGTTCCAACGCTATCCGAGCGCAGTTTGAACAAGAGCAACAAAAGATCAAAGGACTGATGCAAGCCTCCAATGAGGTTGGTAGTGACGCAAGTTCATCGTCCTCCTTGCCTTTCTTTCCCTCTCCAAATGTACAGTTAGAG aaagatgTTACTCTACGACACGAAGAGGTAGAAGAGGACGATGGTCTATTTCGTCCTAATGTTCCACGAGGAATTTTAGCTGAGGGAGAAACGATCTCTGATTTAACTCATCGTAGCCTGAGACGAGTCAACATTATTCTCGAAGCCATTCGCCAACATTTGGTGATTGAAGAAATTGGCGTTTTACTCAGA CTAATTACAGCTGAAGAGGCTAAGGAAGGTGTAGATGCCCGAATGGATCGTCGCTCACTTAAACGTTTACTTGCTCGTTTATCCAATGAAGGGCAGTTGAAGAATATGCGAATCGTCCTTCG GTGTGGTGATCGGGAACGCGCCCTTAATTTCATCTGTCAGCCTGGTATTGATCAAAACAACAGTGTGATTCGCTCGGCAATCGATCAGGCAAAAATGAAGCTCTTTTGCATGTCTAAACACAAATACAACCGTAATACAGCGGCAAAGGCTGAAAAAACGCAATCAAAATCTGACAAGCTAGAATTTAACGATAACTCAGTTCCATTGGATCCATCTCTATGTGCCAGCGTCAAACAGGTCAAAGAACAATTGCCTAAAGGACAAGTCCAGGGATCAAAAAG tttccctTTCAAGTTTGTTCACGGTACTAACAGCGGGAAAGTATACGGAACTGAGCCTAAGTGCATCCGTGCGAGAGAAATCCACAAGCTTTTATATTATCTTGTATATGGATACGATGGTGAGCTCATAAGTGATCAAGCTCAGGCAAGAGAAATGCTGAGAACGCAAAATCCTGTCCTAGACGGCCTTGATGATGAAATGTTTGACGATCTCCCCGATATTTATAAG ACTGAATTAGGGTGGCAGACATTCATTGAACCCCTGCCAGAGCACCGTGGATGGCCTTGTGGGTGGTCTTTTCTTTGCGACATTTTTCTCCGTTTGCctctttcaacttttctgaAGGTGGTCAATATCACTTATCAGATTGATGGGCTTGAAGCTTATCTCAAACATCCTATCAAACAATACGTGCTCCTTAAACATCTCCCAATGGATCTGCGACAAGGACTCATTTTCGCTCGGAAGTATATTTTCAGCGTTCACGAAGTCATCACAAATTTGGTTTATCTCGGACTTGCTCAATTTGGACCGCACAGCCTTAAG GAAAAGGACCAAGTTTTCATTTACTTGAACCGGAAAACAACTTTAATGGATACGACTACCTCCAATCCTGGATATCATCACATCACACGTGAAATGGAATACGAAAAgaagacttttgtttttgactcGATGCTAGacgttgaaaaatattg GTACGAAGTCCAGACTATTTGTTTCAACACTCTCTTGGGCAGTCTCAGTACTGTGGCCGGTCAAAGTATAACACTTGaaatgttaagaaaaaaaccagCCATGATTGAAGCGATGAGAATGCGTGAACCCCACGAAGCTCCATTACTAGATACAGGTGAAGTGCCTGGAGATCATCTTGGTGCTGCAGGATTTGATTCGGCTTTCTTCGCCCATTTGAAG aggAATTGGACTtacaacaagtcaacaacgATGATCAACCGATTGGAGATGCAAGTTAAGAAAACGGGTAATGGAAGTAAAACAGCCAAGTCACCGCAAACAAAAACGTCCAATCCATCCACTGCTCCGGGTCGGCTTGCTAGTTTGCGAGACAATGCTGTTCGTTTTACTCAATGTACTACACAAGACGGAACAAATTTAACCATTCCTGTGACTGTTGTCGAAAACGAAACCAATCCCCGAAATCTAAAGAGGAAGCGTAATGATAGCAAGAATTCAACTCCAACTGTCCGTTGGTCAAAAGTTGGTCCCAAAAGAA TTTCAACAAAACCTGCATCAAAGGTCCGAGTGGTTAAGCCTCGAAAGAAACGAGGCCCACGTCGTCCATACTACGATGAAAAGGACAGACAAGCTCTGCTTTTGATGCGACGTTTGCGCGTAACCTGGTCAGCTATGGAAGACAGCTTCCTACTTATGTGTAAA GTTGCTGGTACTTACATTCACGGAAGTCTTCGACATAGTGTACCGTTCATCGTTGTGAGAGATTGCCTTCATGAGACCTATCCGGAATCTCGCAATAAGACCTCGAGGGCTTGCCAACGACGAGTTGCTTACATGATGCGAAATCCTACGACAGAGTATCAAGTCGTAAACGCATATCAGGAACTTGAGCAGGATCCCGAAATTGAGGTAGTTTCTGGAGGAGGGCCAATCACTAAAGAAGATCGTAAAAATCACGGAGTTGAAAAAACCGAAGAACTGATCATTGCTCG GTTTCGGAAGCTGTTAGAGTACCTGAAACCCCGATATTCACAAGGAGGAAATTCTAGCGCTATTCCTGGTCTCAAACTGCCCAACACTATTGAAGAATTCCACCAGCAGTATGAACTGACCTACTCGTTGGCAAACTTGCGACACCGCCGACCCATCTCGGAGGTCAATAATGTAGTCGACGTAAACGTCAACGTTGTCTTCAATGTTATTCACAGTTCAATGTGCACGACGGAAGACAAAGCGTCCTGGGGATTCCATCTATTCAACATTTACCAACAGTATCCTGATAATTTAGTCCGATCAACTCTCGCCAGAATGAAAAACGACATGATGATCGCGCAGAGAAAACGCGCAATTTCTCTTATCAG gaataaaaaattttccgAGATGCCACTAAGTGCGGTGCCATACAAATTGTCCATTACGTACATTCACCTTTTCCTTTCCCGATATCAGTATCCGGTGTTCCATTGCTCCTACCAACGTCTACGAGCAATCTtagacgaaaaacaaaaaattcctcCTGCAAGCCAAG aCTGGCCTGGAGTTGAGGTTAGCCGAATTCATGAGGGAGGTAATGCTGCTATGGTAGTCTCACTATTTGCTATCGGTATGGCTCGACTTCGCTTCGTCATTCCagatcaaattattatttttgatccGAAATTGAAG GACCATCCGGAAGAGTTTGACAACTTGATTAAACGTTACAACAACTGGGTCAAAGATGTTGATACGGCAGCCCAAAATGTTAACAAAGAAGACAGATCGCAAATACAGCGACGTCGACTAGGAATGACGACAGCCGCTGCGACTAGTGCAATCGCTGCAATTCCGAAATTGATGAGCACGACTGATGTCGCTGCCTCAGTAAGTCATGAAGAATTCGTTCAACCCACACTTCGCGAAACGTCAATCAGTGCCTTTGAAACGATAACTGGGGCGAGCAACGACCGAACTCAAAATCAACTAATAATGCGCACAGCCTCGCGAATCGGTCTTCACATGTTGCGAGAAGATATCACGCAAGATACCCAATCGCATAACAACCAATCGACACCTCACATTCAGCAGGAGCATTTCGTTATCAATTCATGCAAAGTGTATGTCGACCTGAGTTTGCCGAAATCGTCGTCTGAAGGCTGGCTGTTCATCAGTCctaagaagaaacaagaaatcatTGATACCATTCCTACCACTGTACCCTTTTCTCACACTCTTCCGGATCAAGCTTACGAACAACTGTACGAACGAATGGAATGCAGTGAAAGTGCTAAAGATGATGCAGCTACAATATTGCAGTTGATCACtagtaagaaagaaatggggATCATTGCTTCAGAACTGCCACACATAGTGGGTGACTTGGATGATCCATCCTTCACATTGGAACAACACATGTCGTTGCTGACGGAGAGTCAAATTGTGCAAAAAGTCGGTGTGGTCGCTCAACGTTTCGTTTCAATTTATCATATCGATCCTTGGGTCATCAAATCGTTCCGATTATTGAGAAGTGGAAAGGAAAAACTAGAGCCCTTCAATGATGATTATATTCCGAGTAGaaaaaacgatgaaaaatCTCAACCAGAAGAAATCCAGATGGTAGAGACAGCTCctgaaaccaaacaaaatcctGATGAATCACAACGACAGAGTCAAACTGAGGAAACGGATAACCAGTCGGAAGACATTCAGATTGAAGAAACACCTCCGGTTACTGCTGATGGCACTGTTGCAGAATCTGCAAAAGAGGCAGTTTCAGGCCGTCGTAAAAGAAAGGTCTCTACTTACTTTCCGCCTTCAAAAAAATCTCATACCGTCGATAACTTGGGAACAAAGGATCGGATCGATCTTTTAGTAATGGTCAAACCTTGGGTCAAAATTGACGGAGGTCTCAACCGTCGTGTCCTGGATCGTTTGCTCGGAG GATTACTTTCTCATGTGCTTTTAAAGCCGGGATCTAATATTGGACAGTTGGCCGAACGTTTTCATCCAGCCCTTCAGCCGTTTCAAACTAGAGAGTTGGTGGAG ATATTAGAGAAAATTGGATGCGTAGAATTTTATGGCATTAAGAAAACGGGCAAAGCTGGCCCCTTTGCAGCGCGGACCACACTTGAAATTG TTGCTCTTGATAGATTTGCCCGTGATCAAGACATTTATGTCGACCCTAAAACGGAAGCCATCCTACGACTGGGTGAGTTCATCGGCGACAAAAAGTACGAAAAAGATTACATCCCAAAATGCAGTTGTCACAGCAACGCGGACAGCTAG